The proteins below come from a single Xenopus tropicalis strain Nigerian chromosome 9, UCB_Xtro_10.0, whole genome shotgun sequence genomic window:
- the asnsd1 gene encoding asparagine synthetase domain-containing protein 1: protein MCGICCLVSFAGSSIDRSCLQDDENLRNRGPSSSQQLNRNNPSHGYNCYFSGHVLHLRGPLTPQPLKDKNGNVFLWNGELFGGIEVPYAENDTQIMFQHLSKCDDESKIMSLFAKVKGPWAFIYYQANYHQLWFGRDFFGRRSLLWKFTDDLNKVFSLSSVSECRSESDSDDWQEVPASGLFRCDLQSSAKLKYIELTWYPWKTASDILPTKESQILKSSSLVSIVLGKSKWLTAPVSPLNKQIPEEFKKSHNISSQNKTAVEHLRMLATDQHKKNAQSLIKILSEAVKRRVLCLQRECNLMSNSEKNANVAILFSGGIDSMILAVLADHHVPPEEPIDLLNVAFMMKEQKSSGLKKHLPKCTLQIANPDRPTSYSQFDVPDRITGRSGFEELKALNPSRTWNFVEINVTLQELQEMRQHRICYLVRPLSTVLDDSIGCAVWFASRGIGMLTSNNEMKPYNSTSKVVLTGIGADEQLGGYSRHRVRFNSLGYEGLVEELSLELDRIAYRNLGRDDRVIGDHGKEARFPFLDEDVVTFLNSLPVWEKTDLTLPRGIGEKLILRIAALELGLNLSSVLPKRAMQFGCRIAKMENCNEKASDTCTRLMAGSKE from the exons ATGTGTGGCATTTGTTGCTTGGTTAGTTTTGCAGGTAGCTCTATAGACAGATCATGTCTTCAGGATGATGAAAATCTTAGAAACAGAGGTCCCAGCAGCAGCCAACAGCTAAATAGGAATAACCCATCACATGGATACAATTGTTATTTCTCTGGACATGTTTTACACCTTAGAGGACCGTTGACACCTCAGCCTCTGAAAGACAAAAATGGAAATGTGTTTCTATGGAATGGAGAGTTGTTTGGTGGAATTGAAGTACCATATGCTGAAAATGACACTCAGATAATGTTTCAGCACCTCTCTAAATGTGATGATGAATCCAAAATCATGTCTCTCTTTGCTAAGGTGAAAGGTCCATGGGCCTTTATCTACTATCAGGCTAACTATCACCAATTATGGTTTGGAAGAGATTTTTTTGGTAGGAGGAGTCTTTTATGGAAATTCACTGACGATTTAAACAAGGTTTTCTCTCTAAGTTCAGTATCAGAGTGCAGGTCTGAATCAGACTCTGATGATTGGCAGGAAGTTCCAGCATCTGGACTCTTCAGATGTGACCTACAGTCAAGTGCCAAGTTAAAATATATAGAATTAACATGGTATCCCTGGAAGACTGCTTCAGATATTCTGCCAACAAAAGAATCTCAGATTTTAAAATCTTCCTCTTTAGTTTCTATTGTACTTGGAAAAAGTAAATGGTTAACTGCTCCAGTTTCTCCATTAAATAAACAGATCCCTGAAGAGTTTAAAAAATCGCATAACATCAGTTCTCAAAACAAAACTGCTGTAGAACATCTTAGGATGCTGGCCACAGaccaacacaaaaaaaatgctcAGTCTCTTATAAAAATTTTAAGTGAAGCTGTAAAGAGAAGGGTTTTATGTCTTCAGCGAGAATGTAATTTAATgtcaaattctgaaaaaaatgcaaatgttgcaATCCTGTTTTCTGGTGGTATTGACTCAATGATTTTAGCAGTGCTTGCAGATCATCATGTTCCACCCGAGGAACCTATTGACCTTCTCAATGTTGCCTTCATGATGAAAGAACAAAAATccagtggtttaaaaaaacaccTACCTAAGTGTACTTTGCAAATTGCAAACCCTGACCGTCCTACTTCGTATTCTCAATTTGATGTTCCTGATCGTATCACTGGCAGGTCAGGTTTCGAAGAGCTCAAAGCTTTAAACCCATCAAGAACTTGGAATTTTGTGGAAATTAATGTTACACTACAAGAACTCCAGGAAATGAGGCAACACCGCATTTGTTATTTGGTACGACCTCTCAGTACTGTTTTAGATGATAGTATTGGCTGTGCTGTCTGGTTTGCTTCAAGAGGAATAGGTATGCTGACGAGTAATAATGAGATGAAGCCCTACAATAGCACGTCAAAG GTTGTGCTAACAGGGATTGGTGCAGATGAGCAACTTGGTGGCTATTCTCGTCACCGTGTAAGATTTAATAGTCTTGGGTATGAGGGTCTCGTGGAAGAACTGAGCTTGGAACTGGACCGAATTGCTTACAGAAACCTTGGTCGGGATGACCGTGTCATTGGGGACCACGGAAAAGAAGCAAG ATTTCCATTTCTTGATGAAGATGTGGTCACATTCTTGAACTCTCTACCAGTGTGGGAAAAAACAGATTTGACGTTGCCACGGGGTATTGGAGAGAAATTAATTTTGCGTATTGCAGCCCTCGAGCTCGGGCTTAACTTGTCTTCGGTTTTGCCAAAGAGAGCAATGCAGTTTGGTTGCAGGATAGCAAAAATGGAAAACTGCAACGAAAAGGCATCAGACACATGCACCAGACTTATGGCAGGTTCAAAGGAATGA